The SAR324 cluster bacterium genome window below encodes:
- the sthA gene encoding Si-specific NAD(P)(+) transhydrogenase, with amino-acid sequence MQESMQFDIAVIGSGPAGEKAAMQAAKLGKKVVLIEKNKHIGGASLHTGTIPSKSLRETVVDLELLHKMTHGIQISYREGLTTEEFMSLTKVVIDEQESLFHRNLSKNQIPLIFGTSHFKSAHQLEVVREQNPQPLIIEADYFVLATGSHPHHPVWAPFDNESVFDSDTILQIKHLPKKITIIGAGVIGCEYACIFSKLGIRVNLIARDRDILNFLDGEIVDTLVYRMRNQRITLRLGESVRHIEKISQDEVHVHLDSGKILPCSTVMVAAGRRANTEGLGLEQVGIEMSPNGPVAVNENYQTTQENIYAVGDIIGFPALASTAMTQARIAVLHAFGELHNEKMPTALPFGIWTIPAIAMAGKTEEELTDMQIPYEVGIAHFKEVVRAKIMGDDEGILKLLFDPGSLKLLGVHIIGPRATELIHLGQAVLYFEGTVKYFMNAVFNYPTLDEAYRIAAFNGVNRLRV; translated from the coding sequence ATGCAGGAAAGCATGCAATTTGATATCGCTGTGATAGGCTCAGGTCCAGCCGGAGAAAAAGCGGCGATGCAGGCCGCCAAGCTGGGTAAAAAAGTTGTTCTGATTGAAAAAAATAAACATATCGGGGGTGCGTCTCTGCACACAGGAACCATTCCTTCCAAATCGCTGAGAGAAACAGTGGTCGATCTGGAATTGCTTCACAAGATGACGCATGGGATCCAGATTTCTTACCGTGAAGGGTTGACGACTGAAGAATTCATGTCTTTGACCAAAGTTGTGATTGATGAGCAGGAAAGCCTGTTTCACAGGAACCTCAGCAAAAACCAGATTCCCTTGATTTTTGGCACGTCTCATTTCAAATCGGCCCACCAATTGGAAGTGGTTCGTGAACAAAATCCTCAGCCGCTGATTATTGAAGCCGATTATTTTGTGCTTGCGACTGGTTCTCATCCACATCATCCGGTATGGGCGCCATTTGACAATGAATCTGTTTTTGATTCTGACACCATTCTACAGATCAAGCATCTTCCCAAAAAAATCACGATCATCGGGGCTGGTGTGATTGGCTGTGAATATGCCTGTATATTCTCAAAATTGGGAATCCGGGTGAATTTGATTGCCAGAGATCGGGACATCCTGAATTTTCTGGATGGTGAAATTGTGGATACACTGGTCTATCGGATGCGTAACCAGCGGATCACCTTGCGTCTTGGTGAAAGTGTCAGGCACATTGAAAAAATTTCTCAGGATGAAGTTCATGTTCACCTGGATAGTGGAAAAATTCTTCCCTGTTCTACCGTGATGGTGGCCGCCGGAAGAAGAGCCAATACCGAAGGACTTGGACTTGAACAGGTCGGGATTGAGATGTCACCAAACGGGCCTGTCGCCGTGAATGAAAATTATCAGACTACTCAGGAAAATATTTATGCTGTGGGAGATATCATTGGCTTTCCCGCATTGGCATCAACAGCCATGACACAGGCACGAATTGCGGTATTGCATGCGTTTGGTGAACTTCATAATGAAAAAATGCCGACAGCGCTACCATTTGGCATCTGGACTATTCCCGCGATTGCCATGGCTGGGAAAACAGAGGAAGAACTGACGGATATGCAGATTCCCTATGAAGTCGGGATAGCGCATTTCAAAGAAGTAGTTCGTGCTAAAATTATGGGAGATGACGAGGGGATTCTCAAACTGCTGTTTGACCCCGGTTCATTGAAACTGCTGGGGGTGCATATCATTGGTCCCCGTGCGACAGAATTGATCCATTTGGGACAGGCTGTCCTTTATTTTGAGGGCACTGTTAAATATTTCATGAATGCGGTGTTCAATTATCCAACGCTGGATGAAGCCTACCGTATCGCGGCATTCAATGGTGTCAATCGGTTGCGGGTGTGA
- the fliM gene encoding flagellar motor switch protein FliM, which produces MGAVLSQQEVDALLRGVAGDDMGSDDEEEYDPNEVVPFDLTAQDRIIRGRMPTLEIIHDRFVRLFRLTLSNALRKVVDISVRSTELIKFGEFLKTLPVPSSLNLFRMTPLRGNAIMVLETRLVFTLIDLFFGGTGELEVKAEGRDFTEIEQRMIKRVVISALEDLQSSWRPVFPIQINYTRSEVNPQFVAIVPHSEIVIVVTFDVEIGRAPMSITVCVPYSMIEPIRVKLNAGFQSEQDEADNTWINRFKKNLDKANVEFVVQLGQTNMNVRNFLNLQAGDLLLLDQEVHEPVDVLINGVKKITGYQGSYKGHKAITIKDLIYIPPMVDEIFSSS; this is translated from the coding sequence ATGGGAGCTGTCTTGTCACAACAGGAAGTTGATGCCTTGCTGAGAGGTGTCGCTGGTGATGATATGGGAAGCGATGATGAGGAAGAATATGATCCCAATGAGGTCGTCCCGTTTGACCTGACAGCTCAGGATCGCATCATCCGGGGACGTATGCCCACACTGGAGATCATCCATGACCGTTTTGTTCGACTGTTTCGACTGACATTGTCCAATGCGCTTCGTAAGGTGGTGGATATCAGTGTGCGTTCCACAGAGCTGATCAAGTTTGGCGAATTTTTGAAAACACTGCCTGTTCCGTCATCATTGAATCTTTTCCGCATGACGCCACTGAGGGGAAATGCCATCATGGTGCTGGAAACACGCCTTGTTTTCACATTGATTGATTTGTTTTTTGGTGGAACCGGAGAACTTGAAGTCAAGGCTGAAGGTCGTGATTTTACTGAAATTGAACAGCGTATGATCAAACGGGTGGTGATCAGTGCGTTGGAAGATCTGCAAAGTTCGTGGCGTCCTGTGTTTCCAATCCAGATCAATTACACTCGATCCGAGGTCAATCCACAGTTTGTGGCGATTGTGCCTCACAGCGAAATTGTGATTGTGGTGACCTTTGATGTGGAGATTGGACGTGCCCCCATGTCGATTACGGTATGTGTCCCCTACTCCATGATTGAACCCATCCGGGTCAAGCTCAATGCGGGTTTCCAGAGTGAACAGGATGAAGCGGATAATACGTGGATCAACAGGTTTAAGAAAAACCTGGATAAAGCTAATGTCGAATTTGTGGTGCAGTTGGGACAAACAAACATGAATGTCAGAAATTTCCTCAATCTGCAGGCCGGAGATCTCTTGTTGCTGGATCAGGAAGTCCATGAACCGGTTGATGTTCTCATCAATGGCGTCAAAAAAATTACCGGCTATCAGGGATCTTATAAAGGACACAAGGCGATCACGATCAAAGATTTGATTTATATCCCACCCATGGTGGATGAAATCTTTTCCAGTTCCTGA
- the panB gene encoding 3-methyl-2-oxobutanoate hydroxymethyltransferase, with the protein MKKIGVPQIVQAKGKEKILCLTAYDAFSATMVGQSDVHMILVGDSLGHVIQGKNTTIGVSMEHIIYHSGIVVQNAPEKFIIADMPFGSVGVSVEETVRHCMEVFKASSASAVKLEGTSPAILQAVPLLNDIGVPVMGHLGFRPQSVHVYGGYKVDGKSDTDRARLMDEAAKLEEAGVFSIVLECVTEEVAQDVTKQLNIPTIGIGSGRFVDGQVLVFHDLLGMTTGKVPSFVRRYASLAESAREGIHKWLEDVQGGNYPAEKELYHLKK; encoded by the coding sequence ATGAAAAAAATCGGTGTTCCCCAGATTGTACAAGCGAAAGGAAAGGAAAAAATCTTATGCTTAACCGCCTATGACGCGTTTTCTGCCACCATGGTGGGTCAATCGGACGTTCATATGATTCTGGTAGGTGATTCGCTGGGACATGTGATCCAGGGAAAAAACACAACCATTGGCGTTTCAATGGAGCACATTATCTACCATTCAGGCATTGTGGTTCAAAATGCCCCGGAAAAATTCATCATTGCAGATATGCCCTTTGGAAGTGTTGGCGTGAGTGTGGAAGAAACAGTTCGCCATTGTATGGAAGTTTTCAAAGCCAGTAGTGCCAGCGCGGTTAAGCTGGAAGGAACATCGCCTGCTATCCTTCAGGCTGTTCCACTGCTCAATGATATCGGAGTTCCTGTCATGGGACATCTGGGTTTTCGGCCCCAATCAGTCCATGTCTATGGTGGCTATAAAGTGGATGGCAAGAGCGACACCGACCGGGCCAGATTAATGGATGAAGCTGCCAAACTTGAAGAGGCAGGTGTTTTTAGCATTGTTTTGGAGTGTGTGACCGAAGAAGTCGCCCAAGATGTCACAAAACAACTAAACATTCCTACCATTGGCATTGGTTCAGGACGATTTGTTGATGGACAAGTGCTGGTATTTCATGACCTGCTGGGAATGACCACTGGCAAAGTGCCATCCTTTGTGCGGCGTTACGCCTCTCTTGCGGAATCAGCCAGAGAGGGGATTCATAAATGGCTCGAGGACGTTCAGGGGGGGAATTATCCTGCTGAAAAAGAGCTGTATCATCTTAAAAAATAA
- a CDS encoding RNB domain-containing ribonuclease has product MKWSIPVSITESSRIRILLEHQIHEIQEIRQQQDLQIIHELLVPDQEYTLEELAENFLDSPQPVPRLALLIALLEDNLWFKRTRHQTFIPRTSAELELIETQTRQARKLAAKSIQIQKWIMQLDQQQSLSVDDDPDLREWLQQLRSVLIQAKESPHWKEISTLMNWNTLERDDECKIRKWLLQSGMPVSWCRLLLEKSQIRDHVSQNVLEEATSIAEILHEKSPSSNAECLTIDSEKTRDYDDAFSVLSWNDQQLTIVVYITDVADRIAPESLVFEDARKKISTVYTLRQIFPMLPEILSNQALSLVAHKNRPAIAFTFEISATGTYQINAIRSETIQVSRNLSYNQADEYVRQETDYWPRLFTACQALMKRRIENGALELERREVEMDISNPDQIKIIPLDRNSPSNLIIQELAILVNHETARYLSEKKYPAIFRTQPPYEIVKQPQPGESLEMRHIQIDPARLTTVPGRHSGLGCDVYTQVTSPIRRFTDLIVQHQLKQSLANGPSLFDEEKLMVWAQQAELQQKTYAQIEREITAHWKIRYLSQHIGEPFKATILRHKHHATNIELKELLFVLSLPGLTSYQEGDEILLQIDHVDRERHIVQAHVVSS; this is encoded by the coding sequence ATGAAATGGAGCATCCCGGTATCCATCACTGAATCATCCCGTATAAGAATTCTGCTGGAACACCAAATCCATGAAATTCAGGAAATCCGACAACAGCAAGACCTTCAAATTATTCATGAGCTTCTAGTGCCTGATCAGGAATATACGCTGGAAGAACTGGCAGAAAACTTTCTGGATTCCCCCCAACCTGTTCCCCGTTTGGCATTGCTCATCGCCTTGCTTGAAGACAATCTCTGGTTCAAACGCACCCGTCACCAAACCTTCATTCCCAGGACATCTGCCGAACTCGAACTGATTGAAACGCAGACCAGACAAGCCCGGAAATTGGCCGCAAAAAGTATTCAGATTCAGAAATGGATTATGCAACTGGATCAGCAACAGTCCTTATCAGTCGATGACGATCCTGATTTGCGTGAATGGCTTCAACAACTGCGCAGTGTATTGATCCAGGCTAAAGAGTCTCCTCACTGGAAAGAAATCAGCACTTTGATGAATTGGAATACCCTGGAGAGAGATGATGAATGTAAAATCAGGAAATGGTTGTTACAATCTGGAATGCCGGTTTCGTGGTGTCGACTTTTATTGGAAAAATCGCAGATTCGTGACCATGTTTCACAAAATGTATTGGAAGAAGCAACGAGTATCGCAGAAATTCTCCATGAAAAATCTCCTTCAAGTAATGCGGAATGCCTGACAATTGATTCTGAAAAGACACGTGACTATGATGATGCTTTTTCAGTGTTATCCTGGAACGATCAACAGCTAACGATTGTAGTCTATATTACAGATGTTGCTGATAGAATAGCTCCTGAATCCCTGGTTTTTGAGGATGCCAGAAAAAAAATTTCCACCGTTTACACACTGCGTCAAATCTTTCCCATGCTACCTGAAATTCTGTCCAATCAGGCACTGTCACTGGTGGCGCATAAAAACAGACCCGCCATTGCGTTTACTTTTGAAATTTCGGCAACAGGAACTTATCAAATAAACGCAATTCGTAGCGAAACCATTCAGGTATCCCGAAATCTCAGTTATAATCAGGCCGATGAATATGTCCGTCAGGAAACCGATTACTGGCCGCGACTATTCACCGCCTGCCAGGCATTGATGAAACGTCGGATCGAAAATGGCGCTCTGGAACTGGAACGACGTGAAGTAGAAATGGATATCAGCAATCCTGATCAAATCAAAATCATCCCTCTTGACCGCAACAGTCCGTCCAATCTGATCATTCAAGAATTGGCGATTCTGGTGAATCATGAAACGGCCAGATACTTGTCTGAAAAAAAATATCCGGCTATTTTCCGCACGCAACCGCCCTATGAGATTGTAAAACAGCCACAACCAGGAGAATCTCTAGAGATGCGCCATATCCAGATAGATCCGGCACGTCTCACAACCGTCCCCGGGCGCCATTCAGGTCTGGGATGTGATGTTTATACACAGGTAACCTCGCCAATCCGACGTTTTACCGATTTAATCGTGCAGCATCAATTAAAGCAAAGTCTGGCCAATGGACCATCTCTGTTTGATGAAGAAAAACTCATGGTCTGGGCACAACAGGCCGAACTCCAGCAAAAAACCTATGCCCAGATAGAGCGTGAGATCACTGCACACTGGAAAATCCGTTATCTGTCTCAGCATATTGGCGAACCATTCAAAGCCACCATACTACGGCACAAACACCACGCCACCAACATAGAATTGAAAGAATTGTTGTTTGTGCTGTCATTACCAGGATTGACATCGTACCAGGAAGGTGATGAGATTTTGCTTCAGATTGATCATGTTGACCGTGAACGACATATTGTTCAGGCACATGTTGTTTCTTCCTGA
- a CDS encoding DUF2007 domain-containing protein: MGKILTLTIIISSVLIWGLNPQSQWVVYGILILAGALVIKFTEYSQKPRPQRPQNTAEVISLDEYRKKKQEARNNSTFPSWVPVLASTSVIEAELVSGFLEAEGIETRVLNKQQASILIHPVDALEIKVLVKPSDERKAKDLIKNRQDQNAPSGPL; encoded by the coding sequence ATGGGAAAAATACTGACATTGACTATAATCATTTCTTCCGTATTGATTTGGGGACTCAATCCACAGAGTCAATGGGTGGTTTATGGCATTCTCATCCTTGCAGGAGCCCTGGTGATAAAATTCACCGAATATTCACAGAAACCACGACCCCAGAGGCCCCAGAATACCGCTGAGGTAATCTCACTTGATGAGTATCGCAAAAAAAAACAAGAGGCTCGAAACAACTCAACGTTCCCCTCATGGGTCCCTGTATTGGCGTCAACGTCAGTGATTGAAGCGGAGCTGGTTTCAGGTTTTCTGGAAGCAGAAGGTATTGAAACCAGGGTCTTGAACAAACAGCAAGCCAGCATCCTGATACACCCAGTCGATGCTCTGGAGATTAAAGTTTTAGTCAAACCGTCCGATGAGAGAAAAGCAAAGGATCTCATAAAAAACCGTCAGGATCAGAATGCGCCATCTGGTCCATTATAA
- a CDS encoding type II secretion system F family protein — MPAYNYNAKTEAGTAITGSLVAGNADQLEKLLAQRGLLLIDYKEQSRGTNFLEGFFSGANDTLLFTVQMATGLPSGLPLIDVLDDMLEEMEQNHFKRVVQDIKINVESGNSLSEALGLYPNYFNEIYRAIVNTGEQSGQLDVIFKDLVSLLEWDRDLKKQVKAAVRYPLGMLTMLTGLIVLVLTVVIPNFSDLFAMGGKQLPGPTRFLLWLGDFMSNYWYLLLGLIVGMISAYKYIGSTSQGKLAIDRMKLKLPIMGPLNQKIAMSRFAHFWKLLFMSGVDLAKTLEIVSEVVLNKSLETSILEARQAIINGQPMSEAFKQTNTFPSLVLRMINLGEVTGMMESSLSKISEYYDKEIPEAIDNALAAFKPIMMLIMAGVLIVVAMAIMLPMFGMIEAVV; from the coding sequence ATGCCTGCATATAATTATAATGCGAAAACTGAAGCGGGAACCGCTATCACAGGATCATTGGTCGCGGGAAATGCGGATCAGCTTGAAAAATTGCTGGCACAACGTGGATTGCTGCTGATTGATTACAAGGAACAATCCCGTGGAACCAACTTTCTTGAAGGGTTTTTCAGCGGTGCCAATGATACGCTGCTGTTTACTGTTCAGATGGCTACTGGCCTTCCGTCAGGACTTCCGTTGATTGATGTGCTGGATGATATGCTCGAAGAAATGGAACAAAACCATTTTAAAAGAGTTGTTCAGGATATTAAAATCAACGTTGAATCTGGAAATTCGCTGTCAGAGGCTCTCGGTCTGTATCCCAATTATTTCAATGAAATATACCGTGCCATCGTGAATACAGGCGAGCAGAGTGGGCAACTGGATGTGATTTTCAAGGATCTTGTTTCTTTGCTGGAATGGGATCGGGACCTTAAAAAACAGGTCAAAGCCGCTGTCAGATATCCTCTTGGCATGTTGACCATGCTGACAGGTCTGATCGTGCTGGTTTTGACAGTCGTGATTCCCAATTTCAGTGATTTATTCGCTATGGGAGGAAAACAACTTCCCGGACCAACCCGGTTTTTGCTTTGGCTTGGTGATTTCATGAGCAATTACTGGTATTTGCTACTCGGATTGATTGTAGGCATGATCAGTGCTTATAAATATATTGGATCAACGTCCCAGGGTAAGTTGGCGATTGATCGAATGAAACTCAAGTTACCGATCATGGGTCCCTTGAACCAGAAAATTGCCATGTCCCGATTTGCTCATTTCTGGAAATTGTTATTTATGAGCGGAGTCGATCTGGCTAAAACACTGGAAATAGTTTCCGAAGTGGTACTGAACAAAAGTCTGGAGACGTCCATTCTGGAGGCGAGACAAGCCATCATCAACGGCCAGCCCATGAGTGAGGCGTTCAAGCAGACAAACACGTTCCCAAGCTTGGTGCTGAGAATGATCAATCTGGGAGAAGTGACAGGCATGATGGAGAGTTCCCTGTCTAAAATTTCAGAATATTACGATAAAGAAATTCCGGAAGCGATTGATAATGCTCTAGCGGCATTCAAACCGATTATGATGCTTATCATGGCAGGCGTGTTGATTGTCGTTGCCATGGCGATCATGCTTCCAATGTTTGGTATGATTGAAGCTGTCGTATAA
- the tadA gene encoding Flp pilus assembly complex ATPase component TadA yields the protein MKGKSLGEMLVDRGFISEEQLGITLREQKRTGKLLGEILIQHGFVREKDLSEVLASQSGRTFIDIKNAEFPADAASMIPERFARDRLVVPISMGQDMFLVAMANAFDIETIDELQKMSGRYIDVVQATETDILTALDRCYFHEAAQDDVTLEELIAAAESNIGAQKGAASDEGGIKVLVDYLLVYAVKNKATDIHIEPTATIIRSRYRIDGALLPGPVMPKVLQSAITTRLKIMANLDISITRAPQDGQLSFMYGSRHISLRFSSYPIVDGEKLVMRVLDSSGLQVGMQKLGFMPDVLVQFLQILKKPYGVILITGPTGSGKSTTLYSSLSYVNSLDKNIMTLEDPVEYTLPLICQAQVNEKAGLSFASGLRALLRQDPDILMVGEMRDGETAGIAIQAALTGHLVLSTLHTNEASGAFPRLADMGAEPFLVSSAILAVVAQRLVRKICPHCRTEDYLSEKHIQVLEELGKLPGEVVFYKGAGCAECKGQGTAGRLALVELLIVNDTIRELVVAGGDSSRIEKAAVENGMIPLKIDGLRKVAEGMISLAELERSGFWAPKLDMSKYS from the coding sequence ATGAAGGGGAAATCATTAGGGGAAATGCTGGTTGATCGGGGATTTATCTCAGAGGAACAACTGGGGATTACACTTCGCGAACAGAAAAGAACCGGAAAACTGCTGGGTGAAATTCTCATTCAGCATGGATTTGTTCGGGAAAAAGATTTGTCTGAAGTGCTGGCCAGTCAGTCCGGACGAACTTTTATTGATATTAAAAACGCGGAATTTCCTGCAGATGCCGCAAGCATGATTCCTGAAAGATTTGCCCGGGACAGGCTGGTTGTTCCAATCAGCATGGGACAGGACATGTTTCTGGTCGCCATGGCCAATGCCTTTGACATTGAGACCATTGATGAACTCCAGAAAATGTCCGGACGCTACATCGATGTGGTACAAGCCACAGAAACAGATATTTTAACAGCACTGGACCGCTGTTATTTTCATGAAGCGGCACAGGATGACGTAACGCTGGAAGAATTGATCGCCGCCGCGGAATCAAATATTGGTGCCCAAAAAGGTGCGGCCTCTGATGAAGGTGGCATCAAAGTCCTGGTGGATTACCTGCTGGTCTATGCCGTAAAAAACAAGGCAACAGATATTCATATTGAACCAACGGCGACCATTATCCGGTCACGTTACCGTATTGACGGTGCGTTATTGCCTGGCCCTGTCATGCCGAAGGTGCTTCAGTCCGCGATCACTACCCGTCTGAAAATCATGGCCAACCTGGATATTTCCATCACCAGAGCGCCTCAGGACGGTCAACTTTCATTCATGTATGGCTCCCGTCATATTTCTCTCCGTTTTTCAAGCTACCCTATTGTTGACGGTGAAAAACTGGTCATGCGGGTTCTGGATAGCAGCGGTTTACAAGTTGGTATGCAGAAATTAGGGTTTATGCCGGATGTGCTGGTACAATTTCTACAAATTCTCAAAAAACCCTATGGCGTTATCCTGATCACAGGTCCAACTGGTTCAGGAAAAAGTACGACGTTGTATTCATCTTTGTCCTATGTCAACTCTCTGGACAAAAATATCATGACACTGGAAGATCCGGTGGAATACACACTGCCACTGATCTGTCAGGCTCAGGTTAACGAAAAGGCAGGACTCTCCTTTGCCTCCGGACTACGTGCCCTGTTGCGCCAGGATCCTGATATTCTCATGGTTGGAGAGATGAGAGATGGGGAAACCGCTGGCATCGCCATTCAGGCCGCATTGACAGGACATCTGGTGTTGAGCACACTCCACACCAATGAGGCGTCTGGAGCATTTCCGCGACTGGCGGATATGGGCGCAGAACCCTTTCTGGTTTCCTCCGCGATTCTGGCGGTCGTTGCCCAGCGTCTGGTCAGAAAAATTTGTCCGCATTGTCGAACAGAGGATTATTTGTCAGAGAAACATATCCAGGTTCTTGAAGAGTTGGGGAAACTCCCCGGAGAAGTGGTGTTTTACAAAGGTGCCGGTTGCGCTGAATGCAAGGGGCAGGGAACTGCCGGACGACTTGCTCTGGTTGAACTTCTCATCGTGAATGACACTATCAGAGAACTCGTTGTCGCGGGGGGGGATAGTAGCCGTATTGAAAAAGCCGCAGTCGAAAATGGAATGATTCCCCTGAAAATTGATGGACTCCGCAAGGTTGCCGAGGGCATGATTTCTTTGGCGGAACTGGAACGAAGTGGTTTCTGGGCACCAAAACTGGATATGTCCAAATATTCATAA
- a CDS encoding thiamine diphosphokinase, translating into MKKTALIVCNGKSPDPAILTRLWEWADLKIAADGGANQLLQQNRVPDVIIGDGDSLKASTDTVSAIPLIKVDEQNTNDADKAIRYCLQHQVTEIHLLGADGKRMDHFLANLEVLYKYSDEARIILWTATERIECIRTQWNRSLESGTVLSLLPLFGGGFGIETHGLKYELQGTDLVPGKEPTGLSNEVLESDVHISLKQGCLFLIYAHQSNLF; encoded by the coding sequence ATGAAAAAAACAGCGTTGATTGTATGCAATGGAAAATCCCCGGATCCCGCGATTCTTACGAGATTATGGGAGTGGGCAGATCTCAAAATAGCGGCAGATGGCGGTGCGAATCAGTTGCTTCAACAAAACCGTGTCCCCGATGTTATCATTGGTGATGGCGATTCGCTGAAAGCATCGACAGATACCGTATCAGCGATCCCTCTGATCAAAGTCGACGAGCAAAATACAAACGACGCCGATAAAGCTATCCGATATTGTTTGCAGCATCAAGTGACAGAAATACATTTACTGGGTGCGGATGGCAAGCGAATGGATCACTTTCTGGCAAATTTGGAGGTGCTGTATAAATACTCCGATGAGGCCCGGATTATCCTCTGGACAGCAACGGAACGCATTGAGTGTATCCGGACTCAATGGAACAGATCTCTGGAGTCGGGAACGGTGCTTTCCCTGTTGCCATTGTTTGGCGGGGGATTTGGTATTGAAACTCACGGCTTGAAATATGAACTTCAGGGAACGGATCTTGTTCCAGGTAAAGAACCAACAGGATTGTCCAATGAAGTCCTTGAATCTGATGTTCATATTTCATTGAAACAGGGTTGTCTGTTTCTGATTTATGCACATCAATCCAACCTGTTTTAA
- the rsmI gene encoding 16S rRNA (cytidine(1402)-2'-O)-methyltransferase — translation MNSSNSSNSGKLYLVSTHVGHPDDISKRAIDVLTQVDLVVCEERKNGSQLLKHLGIQKELFSLNEHNEAEESQGLIHQLRQGRTMALISDAGTPVFADPGTILVQQAIQQGIMIVPIPGASSLMAALVCSGFSLKSFYYAGFLPRNSQDRRHAIENLTNYHSVLVIYDTPYRLGALLKDLSHYFGNQNGVICCQLTYPDEKIYRGTVRKLSEQITKNPVKCEFVIIIDNIRHSGPKNRKFPKS, via the coding sequence ATGAATTCATCCAATTCTTCAAATTCAGGCAAATTATATCTGGTTTCAACACATGTCGGACATCCGGATGATATTTCCAAACGAGCCATTGATGTCTTGACTCAGGTGGATCTTGTGGTGTGTGAGGAACGTAAAAATGGCTCACAACTCCTCAAACATCTGGGAATCCAGAAAGAGTTATTTTCTCTGAATGAACATAATGAAGCCGAGGAGTCACAGGGGCTCATTCACCAATTGCGCCAGGGACGAACGATGGCGTTGATTTCTGATGCGGGAACACCTGTATTTGCTGATCCGGGAACCATACTGGTTCAGCAGGCCATTCAGCAGGGTATCATGATTGTTCCGATTCCCGGCGCATCCTCCTTGATGGCGGCGTTGGTCTGTAGTGGTTTTTCGCTGAAAAGCTTCTATTATGCGGGTTTTCTGCCAAGAAATTCTCAGGATAGGCGGCATGCGATTGAAAACCTGACAAATTATCATTCCGTTCTTGTTATTTATGATACACCTTACAGGCTGGGTGCTCTGTTGAAAGATCTGTCACACTATTTTGGGAATCAGAACGGCGTGATCTGTTGTCAACTCACATATCCTGATGAAAAAATCTATCGGGGAACGGTTCGCAAATTATCAGAACAAATTACCAAAAATCCTGTTAAGTGTGAATTTGTCATCATCATTGACAATATCCGACACTCCGGGCCCAAAAACCGGAAATTCCCCAAGTCATAA
- a CDS encoding acyl-CoA thioesterase, producing MESLLNNFPVVIEIPVAWGEMDAFQHVNNTVYFRYFEDVRIAYFDKLKFMESMQKTGVGPILSHIQCRFRAPVTFPDTLSVGTKITQIEEDRFIMSYRIVSHKLQKLVADGDSIIVVYDYQQQKKAAIPEEILKKILLLEDGKEVES from the coding sequence ATGGAATCGTTGCTCAACAATTTTCCCGTGGTTATTGAAATCCCTGTCGCATGGGGTGAAATGGATGCGTTTCAACATGTCAATAACACTGTCTATTTTCGGTATTTTGAAGATGTCCGGATTGCCTATTTTGATAAGCTCAAGTTTATGGAGTCCATGCAAAAGACAGGTGTAGGTCCGATTCTTTCGCATATTCAGTGCAGGTTTCGTGCTCCTGTCACATTTCCTGATACATTGTCAGTTGGCACCAAAATCACACAAATTGAAGAAGACCGATTTATCATGAGCTATCGGATTGTCAGCCATAAACTCCAAAAATTGGTAGCAGATGGCGACAGCATTATTGTTGTCTATGATTATCAGCAACAAAAAAAGGCAGCGATTCCAGAAGAGATTCTCAAGAAAATTCTGCTTTTGGAAGATGGAAAAGAAGTGGAAAGTTGA